From a region of the Bradyrhizobium manausense genome:
- a CDS encoding sugar-binding protein, which produces MQRLLIAGVSVAFTIALGLGSANAADKKVLAFVVNGASDFWKIAEAGVKKAQGELPNYNLQLKYPEQAAAAVQQRMMDDLVAAGAAGIMVSAVDPKNQVEHLNKIASQTLLFTTDSDAPNSKRIAYIGSSNVDLGKDAGKLMLKALPNGGKCVGFVGLPGADNARERIEGVKETIKGSKVELVDVRGDEIDQTRAKRNVEDILAAMPDVSCLVGFYSYNTPRIYEVLKEAGKLGKIQIIGFDEDPITLGGVKEGAIAGTVVQQPFEWGYQGMKLMAKYIEGDKSGVPANGIIIVPGKVIDKANVDDFMASMKSMLKK; this is translated from the coding sequence ATGCAGCGTCTCTTGATCGCAGGTGTATCTGTCGCATTCACAATTGCTCTGGGCCTCGGTTCGGCGAACGCGGCCGACAAGAAGGTTCTGGCCTTCGTCGTCAACGGCGCGTCCGACTTCTGGAAGATCGCGGAAGCCGGCGTCAAGAAGGCCCAGGGCGAGCTGCCCAATTACAATCTTCAGCTCAAATATCCGGAACAGGCCGCCGCTGCCGTTCAGCAGCGCATGATGGACGACCTCGTCGCTGCCGGTGCCGCCGGCATTATGGTGAGCGCGGTCGATCCGAAGAACCAGGTCGAGCATCTCAACAAGATCGCCTCGCAGACGCTGCTGTTCACCACCGACAGCGATGCGCCGAACTCGAAGCGCATCGCCTATATCGGCTCGTCCAACGTCGATCTCGGCAAGGACGCCGGCAAGCTGATGCTCAAGGCGCTGCCGAACGGCGGCAAGTGCGTCGGCTTCGTCGGTCTGCCCGGCGCCGACAACGCGCGCGAGCGCATCGAGGGCGTCAAGGAGACCATCAAGGGCTCGAAAGTCGAGCTGGTCGACGTTCGCGGCGACGAGATCGATCAGACCCGCGCCAAGCGCAACGTCGAGGACATCCTCGCCGCCATGCCTGACGTGAGCTGCCTGGTCGGCTTCTACTCCTACAACACGCCGCGCATCTATGAAGTGCTGAAGGAGGCCGGCAAGCTCGGCAAGATCCAGATCATCGGTTTCGACGAGGATCCGATCACGCTGGGCGGCGTCAAGGAAGGCGCGATTGCCGGCACTGTCGTGCAGCAGCCCTTCGAGTGGGGCTATCAGGGCATGAAGCTGATGGCGAAGTACATCGAGGGCGACAAGTCCGGCGTGCCCGCCAACGGCATCATCATCGTGCCCGGCAAGGTCATCGACAAAGCCAATGTCGACGACTTCATGGCCTCGATGAAGTCGATGCTCAAGAAGTAG
- a CDS encoding HU family DNA-binding protein encodes MPTQMSKSQLIEKIATATELSKRDVKNVMETLTDVGHKELKKSGLFLVPGFAKFVVIKKPATKARKGTNPFTGEEMMFKAKPARKIVRARPVKAAKDAVA; translated from the coding sequence ATGCCAACCCAAATGTCGAAATCGCAGCTGATCGAAAAGATCGCGACCGCCACCGAGCTCTCCAAGCGCGACGTCAAGAACGTCATGGAGACGCTGACCGACGTCGGCCACAAGGAGCTCAAGAAGAGCGGCCTGTTCCTGGTGCCGGGCTTCGCCAAGTTCGTGGTCATCAAGAAGCCCGCGACCAAGGCGCGCAAGGGCACCAACCCGTTCACGGGTGAAGAGATGATGTTCAAGGCCAAGCCGGCCCGGAAGATCGTCCGCGCCCGCCCGGTCAAGGCCGCCAAGGACGCCGTGGCCTGA
- a CDS encoding MarC family protein, with product MLDFALSAFVTLLLVIDPVGLAPAFLAATGGMPDTIKRTVALRAPFIAASILVVIALVGNWLLRQLGIGIPAFQIAGGLLLFGVSYQMIFGDRPHREAREADKATAEHASDVAVFPLAIPMMAGPGAIATTLLLAGDAGYGGKLAIIIAIILAVCLICMLCFISAQLIARTLGRTGNAVLSRVLGMLLAAYSVQFVINGIAAVQASLT from the coding sequence ATGCTCGACTTCGCCCTGTCCGCCTTCGTCACGCTGTTGCTGGTGATCGATCCCGTCGGCCTTGCGCCTGCGTTTCTGGCCGCGACCGGGGGCATGCCCGACACGATCAAGCGGACGGTGGCACTGCGCGCCCCGTTCATCGCGGCCTCGATCCTGGTCGTGATTGCGCTGGTCGGAAACTGGCTGCTGCGCCAGCTCGGGATCGGCATCCCCGCGTTCCAGATCGCGGGTGGACTGCTGCTGTTCGGCGTGTCCTACCAGATGATCTTCGGTGACCGGCCGCATCGCGAGGCGCGGGAGGCCGACAAGGCGACCGCCGAGCATGCCTCCGATGTCGCGGTATTTCCGCTCGCCATCCCCATGATGGCCGGCCCCGGCGCGATTGCGACCACGCTGCTGCTCGCCGGAGATGCCGGTTATGGGGGCAAGCTCGCGATCATCATCGCGATTATCCTCGCGGTCTGCCTCATCTGCATGCTCTGCTTCATCTCGGCTCAGCTGATCGCGCGGACGCTCGGGCGCACCGGAAATGCCGTGTTGTCGCGCGTGCTCGGCATGCTGCTGGCGGCCTATTCGGTGCAATTCGTGATCAACGGGATCGCGGCGGTGCAGGCCAGCCTGACGTAG
- a CDS encoding GH1 family beta-glucosidase: MSDKVSRRQFAKIAGLSAAGITAPLEVAEAKPATAPRSAGGFPAGFVWGTATSSYQVEGAVEEDGRGASIWDKFVRIPGKIEDGTTGDRAVEHYHRYKEDIALIRELGCKAYRFSVAWPRVFPDGDGKPNPKGLDFYNRLVDELLKNGIEPWLTLYHWDLPQSLQDRFGGWRSTETCKIFGDYAAYVAEHLTDRVKNVFTLNESGRFVYFGYGIGIDAPGLTLPQAEVNQIRHNSALAHGLAVQAVRAHGRRGTRVGPAENIDACIPAIDTPENVRAAEIALREMNGGYLNVIMTGRYTDAFLKYAGADAPKYTDAELKIISSPVDFLGLNIYAPQHYIVASDQGAGFMPLPIPKAFPHMNSDWLRVGPETIYWVPRLAAKIWKTNAIYISENGTSGDDQVTQDGKIYDTDRIMYLRNYLAQLQRATAEGVPVRGYFLWSLMDNFEWVYGLNKRFGLYHVNFDTQMRTPKLSASFYRNVIAKNAAGA, encoded by the coding sequence ATGTCGGACAAGGTCTCGCGTCGCCAGTTCGCGAAAATCGCGGGTCTGTCCGCCGCTGGAATCACGGCTCCTCTTGAGGTCGCGGAGGCCAAGCCGGCAACGGCGCCACGCAGCGCCGGCGGCTTCCCGGCAGGCTTCGTCTGGGGCACCGCGACCTCGTCCTATCAGGTCGAGGGTGCGGTCGAAGAGGACGGGCGAGGAGCCTCGATCTGGGACAAGTTCGTGCGTATCCCCGGCAAGATCGAGGACGGTACCACCGGCGACCGCGCCGTTGAGCACTACCATCGCTACAAGGAAGACATCGCGCTCATCAGGGAACTCGGCTGCAAGGCCTATCGCTTCTCCGTGGCCTGGCCGCGGGTATTTCCTGACGGCGACGGCAAGCCGAACCCGAAAGGACTCGACTTCTATAATCGCCTGGTCGACGAGCTCCTCAAGAACGGCATCGAGCCGTGGCTGACGCTTTATCACTGGGATCTGCCGCAATCGCTGCAGGATCGCTTCGGCGGCTGGCGCTCGACCGAGACCTGCAAGATATTCGGCGACTACGCAGCCTATGTCGCCGAGCACCTGACCGATCGCGTCAAGAACGTGTTCACGCTGAACGAGAGCGGCCGCTTCGTCTATTTCGGTTATGGCATCGGAATCGATGCGCCGGGCCTGACCTTGCCGCAAGCCGAAGTGAACCAGATCAGGCACAACAGCGCGCTTGCGCACGGGCTCGCGGTGCAGGCGGTACGCGCCCATGGCCGCCGCGGCACGCGGGTCGGGCCGGCCGAAAATATTGATGCCTGTATTCCCGCGATCGATACGCCCGAGAACGTCCGCGCCGCCGAGATCGCGCTGCGGGAGATGAACGGCGGCTATCTCAACGTCATCATGACCGGTCGCTACACCGATGCGTTTCTGAAATATGCCGGCGCCGACGCGCCGAAATACACTGATGCGGAGTTGAAGATCATCTCCTCGCCGGTCGATTTCCTCGGCCTCAACATCTACGCGCCGCAACACTACATCGTCGCGTCCGATCAGGGGGCGGGCTTCATGCCGCTGCCGATCCCGAAGGCCTTTCCGCACATGAATTCGGACTGGCTCCGCGTCGGCCCGGAGACGATCTACTGGGTGCCGAGGCTCGCCGCCAAGATCTGGAAGACGAACGCGATCTACATCAGCGAGAACGGCACTTCCGGCGACGACCAGGTGACGCAAGACGGCAAGATCTACGACACCGACCGCATCATGTACCTTCGCAACTATCTCGCCCAGCTCCAGCGCGCTACCGCCGAGGGCGTGCCGGTGCGCGGTTACTTCCTCTGGAGCCTGATGGACAATTTCGAATGGGTATACGGGCTCAACAAGCGGTTTGGGCTGTACCACGTCAATTTCGACACCCAGATGCGAACGCCCAAACTCAGCGCGAGCTTCTACCGCAACGTGATCGCGAAGAACGCCGCGGGGGCGTGA
- the lon gene encoding endopeptidase La, translating into MATEQMNTEQTNSDVNIPEDALIIIPVREMVLFPGAIAPIAIGRAKSIAAAQQALREQRPVGIVLQRSPEIEEPGPDDLYKVATIANIVRYITAPDGTHHIVCQGVQRVRIVDFLPGTPFPAARIQQIPEPTTTSPEIEARALNLQRQAIEAIELLPQAPPELVAMFQNTTAPGALADLATSFMDIKPQDKQEVLETIDLALRVEKVSKHLAERLEVLRISNEIGQKTRATFDERQREAILREQMATIQRQLGEGDGKAAEVAELTAAIAKANMPPEADAHAKKELRRYERMPEAAGESGMVRTYLDWLIELPWALPPEKPIDIKEARRILDADHFGLEKIKSRIIEYLAVRKLAPQGKAPILCFVGPPGVGKTSLGQSIARAMDRPFVRVSLGGVHDEAEIRGHRRTYIGALPGNIIQGIKKAGSRNCVMMLDEIDKMGRGVQGDPSAAMLEVLDPEQNGTFRDNYLAVPFDLSRVVFIATANMLDQIPGPLLDRMELISLAGYTEEEKLEIAKRYLVRRQIEANGLTAEQAEIEPEALRLVVKGYTREAGVRNLEREIGKLFRHAAVQVAEGTATKVVITAKDIGDVLGQPRFEGEIAQRTSIPGVATGLAWTPVGGDILFIEASRVPGRGSMILTGQLGDVMRESVQAAMTLVKSKASQLGIEPQVFEKSDIHVHVPAGATPKDGPSAGVAMFTALTSLLTNRTVRSDTAMTGEISLRGLVLPVGGIKEKVVAAAAAGLKRVMLPARNKRDYDDIPKSARDNLEFIWLERVDEAIAAALEPAETKPDVKIEAAE; encoded by the coding sequence ATGGCCACCGAACAGATGAACACCGAACAGACCAATTCCGACGTGAATATCCCCGAAGACGCGCTGATCATCATCCCCGTGCGCGAGATGGTGCTGTTTCCCGGCGCCATCGCACCGATCGCGATCGGCCGGGCGAAGTCCATCGCCGCCGCCCAGCAGGCGCTGCGTGAGCAGCGCCCTGTCGGCATCGTGCTTCAGCGCAGCCCCGAGATCGAGGAGCCTGGCCCGGACGATCTCTATAAGGTCGCGACCATCGCCAACATCGTGCGCTACATCACCGCGCCCGACGGAACGCATCACATCGTCTGCCAGGGCGTGCAGCGCGTGCGCATTGTCGACTTCCTGCCGGGGACGCCGTTCCCGGCTGCGCGCATCCAGCAGATCCCCGAGCCGACCACGACTTCGCCCGAGATCGAGGCGCGTGCGCTGAATCTGCAGCGCCAGGCCATCGAGGCGATCGAGCTGCTGCCGCAGGCGCCGCCCGAGCTGGTCGCGATGTTCCAGAACACCACCGCGCCCGGCGCGCTGGCGGATCTGGCGACGTCGTTCATGGACATCAAGCCGCAGGACAAGCAGGAGGTGCTGGAGACCATCGACCTCGCCTTGCGCGTCGAGAAGGTGTCGAAGCACCTGGCCGAGCGGCTGGAAGTGCTGCGCATCTCCAATGAAATCGGCCAGAAGACCCGCGCGACGTTCGACGAACGGCAGCGCGAGGCGATCCTGCGCGAGCAGATGGCCACCATTCAGCGCCAGCTGGGCGAAGGCGACGGCAAGGCTGCCGAGGTCGCCGAGCTGACGGCTGCCATCGCCAAGGCCAACATGCCGCCAGAGGCGGATGCGCACGCGAAGAAGGAGCTGCGTCGCTACGAGCGCATGCCGGAGGCTGCCGGTGAATCCGGCATGGTCCGCACCTATCTGGACTGGCTGATCGAGCTGCCGTGGGCGCTGCCCCCGGAGAAGCCGATCGACATCAAGGAAGCACGCCGCATCCTGGATGCGGATCACTTCGGCCTGGAGAAGATCAAGAGCCGGATCATCGAATATCTGGCGGTGCGCAAGCTGGCACCGCAGGGCAAGGCCCCGATCCTGTGCTTCGTCGGCCCGCCCGGCGTCGGCAAGACCTCGCTGGGCCAGTCCATCGCACGCGCGATGGATCGCCCCTTCGTGCGCGTCAGCCTCGGCGGTGTGCATGACGAGGCTGAGATCCGCGGTCACCGGCGCACTTATATCGGCGCGCTGCCCGGCAACATCATCCAGGGCATCAAGAAGGCGGGCAGCCGCAACTGCGTCATGATGCTGGACGAGATCGACAAGATGGGCCGTGGCGTGCAGGGCGATCCCTCTGCCGCCATGCTGGAGGTGCTCGACCCCGAACAGAACGGGACGTTCCGGGACAATTACCTGGCCGTGCCCTTCGACCTGTCGCGCGTGGTCTTCATCGCAACGGCCAACATGCTGGATCAGATTCCTGGTCCGCTGCTGGACCGCATGGAGTTGATCAGCCTCGCTGGCTACACCGAAGAGGAGAAGCTGGAGATCGCGAAGCGCTATCTGGTGCGGCGGCAGATCGAGGCCAACGGCTTGACGGCCGAGCAGGCCGAGATCGAGCCGGAGGCGCTGAGGCTGGTGGTCAAGGGTTACACCCGCGAAGCCGGTGTGCGTAACCTCGAGCGCGAGATCGGCAAGCTGTTCCGCCATGCCGCGGTGCAAGTCGCTGAAGGAACGGCCACGAAGGTCGTGATCACGGCGAAGGACATCGGCGACGTGCTGGGACAGCCGCGCTTCGAAGGCGAGATCGCGCAGCGCACCAGCATTCCGGGCGTGGCCACAGGCCTCGCCTGGACGCCGGTCGGCGGCGACATCCTGTTCATCGAGGCCTCACGCGTGCCCGGCCGGGGCAGCATGATCCTGACCGGCCAGCTCGGCGACGTCATGCGCGAGAGCGTGCAGGCGGCGATGACGCTGGTGAAAAGCAAAGCCTCCCAGCTCGGCATCGAGCCGCAGGTGTTCGAGAAGAGCGACATCCACGTTCACGTCCCGGCGGGTGCAACCCCGAAGGACGGGCCGAGCGCGGGCGTGGCGATGTTCACGGCGCTGACGTCACTGCTCACCAATCGCACGGTGCGCAGTGACACGGCGATGACCGGCGAGATCTCGCTGCGTGGTCTGGTGCTGCCGGTTGGCGGTATCAAGGAGAAGGTGGTGGCTGCGGCCGCTGCCGGCTTGAAGCGGGTGATGCTGCCGGCGCGCAACAAGCGGGACTACGACGACATCCCGAAGAGCGCGCGGGACAATTTGGAATTCATCTGGCTGGAGCGCGTCGACGAAGCCATCGCTGCCGCGCTCGAGCCGGCGGAAACCAAGCCTGACGTCAAGATCGAAGCGGCGGAGTGA
- a CDS encoding acetyl-CoA C-acetyltransferase — protein sequence MTDALIIDACRTPRGVGKAGKGALSGIHPQQLGATVLRALADRTGIDTADVDDIVWGCSAQVATQGGDLGRMSALDAGYDVRASAVTLDRFCGSGITSVNMAASSIMAGAEDLVIAGGCEMMSMEGRRGGGPMMMDSGNLRLRARHPQSHQGVCADAIATLEGITRQDVDALGLESQKRAAQAIAGGHFKKSLVPVHREDGSLALDHEEYPRPQTTMEGLAALKPAFPAVADYALDDKGTTYRGLILQKYPDLNIDFMHHAGNSSGVVDGAAAILLASPSYAKAHGLKPRARVVAMANMGDSPTLMLNAPVPATRKVLAKAGLTVDDIDLFEINEAFAVVAEKYIRDLKLDRAKVNVNGGSIALGHPIGATGSILIGTVLDELERRDLKRGLVTMCAAGGMAPAVIIERI from the coding sequence ATGACCGACGCGCTGATCATCGACGCCTGCCGTACCCCGCGCGGCGTCGGCAAGGCCGGCAAGGGAGCATTGTCGGGCATTCATCCGCAGCAGCTCGGCGCGACCGTGCTGCGTGCGCTGGCGGACCGCACCGGCATCGACACGGCCGATGTCGACGACATCGTCTGGGGCTGTAGCGCACAGGTCGCAACGCAAGGCGGCGACCTCGGCCGCATGTCGGCGCTCGATGCCGGCTACGACGTGCGCGCCAGCGCCGTGACGCTGGACCGCTTCTGTGGCTCCGGCATCACCAGCGTCAACATGGCGGCATCCTCGATCATGGCGGGCGCGGAAGACCTCGTCATCGCAGGCGGCTGCGAGATGATGTCGATGGAGGGACGTCGTGGCGGCGGTCCGATGATGATGGACTCCGGCAATCTGCGCCTGCGCGCGCGGCATCCGCAGTCTCATCAGGGCGTCTGCGCCGACGCGATCGCGACGCTGGAAGGTATCACGCGGCAGGACGTCGACGCGCTCGGGCTGGAAAGCCAGAAGCGCGCTGCGCAGGCGATTGCCGGCGGTCACTTCAAGAAGAGCCTCGTGCCCGTCCATCGCGAGGACGGCAGCCTCGCGCTCGACCATGAAGAGTACCCGCGGCCGCAGACCACGATGGAGGGGCTTGCTGCGCTGAAGCCGGCATTCCCTGCGGTCGCCGACTATGCGCTGGACGACAAGGGCACGACCTATCGCGGCCTGATCCTGCAGAAATATCCTGACCTCAACATCGACTTCATGCACCACGCCGGCAACTCGTCCGGCGTCGTCGACGGCGCCGCCGCAATCCTGCTGGCCTCGCCGTCCTACGCCAAGGCGCACGGCCTGAAGCCGCGCGCTCGCGTGGTCGCGATGGCCAACATGGGGGACTCGCCGACCCTGATGTTGAATGCACCGGTGCCGGCGACGCGGAAGGTGCTGGCGAAGGCCGGGCTCACCGTCGACGACATTGATCTCTTCGAGATCAATGAGGCCTTTGCGGTCGTTGCGGAAAAATACATCCGCGATCTCAAGCTCGATCGCGCCAAGGTCAACGTCAACGGCGGCTCGATCGCGCTCGGTCATCCCATCGGCGCGACCGGCTCGATCCTGATCGGCACCGTGCTCGACGAGCTCGAACGGCGCGATCTCAAGCGCGGCCTCGTGACCATGTGCGCCGCCGGAGGCATGGCTCCGGCGGTCATCATCGAGCGCATCTAG
- a CDS encoding chloride channel protein: MFARIRYFVDGKGTNRTMVRLRALLRSNEFYLIPLSLVIGTLAGAVVTLMAEIAQIAHVVIYGIPIDVRLSANAYISPWAAMIAPALGGLLLGVMEWWRRRLKISSAVDPIEANALRGGNLSMRDSVVVSSQTLISNGCGASVGLEAGYTQIGSGIASLFGKFFNLRRNDLRLIVGCGAAAAIAAAFGAPITGAFYACELIVGVYSVGSAAPILAASLAGALTAQWLGGAPYSLEIPKVSAVGVEQYLALIGLALVTSGVGIAVMRSSSMFERLFKWLPVWLRPVIGGFIVGGFALVTPQVLAAGHGAMVLDLFHDMTIGLIAIIIALKVTACLISLASGFRGGLFFASLFVGSLIGKFFSAVLLLISPHFVIDPLVAMLTGMATLGVAIVGGPLTMSFLVLEMTRNVDVTAVVLAGCIVTSICVRFMFGHSFSTWRLHLRGETIRSANDVGWLRNLTVERLMRSDVGKVPSTTTIAATRREFVLGSRPGIVIVNNADEYVGLVLLPDLFSSDLDTIADEIQVIELARLTDIVLIPEMNVKSAMAVFDEAEAEMLAVVDSTDSRKVVGFLSETFARRRYVEEIDKATRGVLGALS, encoded by the coding sequence GTGTTCGCGCGGATCAGATATTTCGTCGACGGCAAGGGGACCAACCGCACCATGGTGCGGTTGCGCGCGCTGTTGCGCAGCAACGAGTTCTACCTGATCCCGCTGTCGCTGGTCATCGGCACGCTGGCCGGCGCGGTGGTGACGCTGATGGCCGAGATCGCGCAGATCGCCCATGTCGTGATCTACGGTATCCCCATCGACGTGCGCCTCTCGGCCAACGCCTACATCAGTCCCTGGGCGGCGATGATCGCGCCTGCGCTCGGCGGCCTCCTGCTCGGCGTCATGGAGTGGTGGCGGCGACGGCTGAAGATCTCGAGCGCGGTCGACCCGATCGAGGCCAATGCGCTGCGCGGCGGCAATCTGTCGATGCGCGACAGCGTGGTGGTATCGAGCCAGACGCTGATCTCGAACGGCTGCGGCGCCTCGGTCGGTCTCGAGGCCGGCTACACCCAGATCGGCTCGGGCATCGCCTCGCTGTTCGGCAAATTCTTCAACCTCCGCCGCAACGACCTCCGCCTGATCGTCGGTTGCGGCGCAGCGGCGGCGATCGCGGCCGCCTTCGGCGCGCCGATCACCGGCGCATTCTATGCCTGCGAACTGATCGTCGGCGTCTATTCGGTCGGCAGCGCCGCGCCGATTCTGGCGGCCTCGCTCGCCGGCGCGCTCACCGCGCAATGGCTCGGCGGCGCGCCTTACTCCCTCGAAATCCCGAAAGTGAGCGCCGTCGGCGTCGAGCAATATCTGGCGCTGATCGGACTCGCGCTCGTCACCAGCGGCGTCGGCATCGCGGTGATGCGCTCGTCCTCGATGTTCGAGCGCCTGTTCAAATGGCTGCCGGTCTGGCTGCGCCCGGTGATCGGCGGCTTCATCGTCGGCGGCTTCGCCCTCGTCACGCCGCAGGTGCTGGCGGCCGGCCACGGCGCCATGGTGCTCGATCTCTTCCACGACATGACGATCGGCCTGATCGCGATCATCATCGCGTTGAAGGTGACGGCGTGCCTGATCTCGCTGGCGTCAGGCTTCCGCGGCGGTCTGTTCTTCGCCTCGCTGTTCGTCGGCAGCCTGATCGGAAAGTTCTTCTCCGCGGTGCTGCTCCTGATCAGTCCGCACTTCGTGATCGACCCGCTGGTGGCGATGCTGACCGGCATGGCAACGCTGGGCGTCGCCATCGTCGGCGGACCCCTGACCATGTCGTTCCTCGTGCTCGAGATGACCCGCAATGTCGACGTCACCGCCGTGGTGCTGGCCGGCTGCATCGTCACCTCGATCTGCGTCCGCTTCATGTTCGGCCATTCCTTCTCGACCTGGCGCCTGCATCTGCGCGGCGAGACCATCCGCAGCGCCAACGATGTCGGCTGGCTGCGCAACCTCACCGTCGAACGGCTGATGCGTTCCGACGTCGGCAAGGTGCCGTCGACCACCACCATCGCCGCGACACGGCGGGAATTCGTGCTGGGATCGCGGCCCGGCATCGTCATCGTCAACAATGCTGACGAATATGTCGGCCTCGTCCTGCTGCCCGACCTGTTCTCGAGCGACCTCGACACCATCGCCGACGAGATCCAGGTCATCGAGCTCGCGCGCCTGACCGACATCGTGCTGATCCCGGAAATGAACGTGAAGAGCGCGATGGCGGTGTTCGACGAGGCAGAGGCCGAAATGCTGGCGGTGGTCGATTCCACCGACAGCCGCAAGGTGGTCGGCTTCCTGAGCGAGACTTTTGCCCGCCGCCGCTATGTCGAGGAGATCGACAAGGCCACGCGCGGCGTGCTGGGCGCACTGTCGTAA
- a CDS encoding L-fuculose-phosphate aldolase, with amino-acid sequence MSMTTDELDKRQAIIDACRRMNALGINQGTSGNISVRHGDGLLITPTSVPYDAMTPDQIVFMAMDGSHAPGQKPSSEWRFHLDILKSRADADAVVHAHPTYCTILAIMGMEIPPVHYMIAAAGGDSIRCAPYATFGTVELSEHAVRALEGRLACLLDHHGMIAIGKTLEKAMWLAVEVETLARQYHGCLQIGKPPLLSSAEIERVRQRMAGYGLSEG; translated from the coding sequence ATGTCGATGACTACGGACGAACTCGACAAGAGACAGGCCATCATCGACGCCTGCCGCCGCATGAACGCGCTCGGCATCAACCAGGGCACCTCTGGCAACATCAGCGTGCGGCATGGCGATGGGCTGCTGATCACCCCGACCAGCGTGCCCTATGACGCCATGACGCCTGACCAGATCGTGTTCATGGCGATGGACGGCTCGCATGCCCCCGGCCAGAAGCCGTCCAGCGAGTGGCGTTTCCATCTGGACATCCTGAAGTCCCGTGCCGACGCCGACGCCGTCGTGCATGCCCATCCGACCTATTGCACCATCCTGGCGATCATGGGCATGGAGATCCCGCCGGTGCATTACATGATCGCGGCGGCCGGCGGCGACAGCATCCGCTGTGCGCCCTACGCCACTTTCGGGACAGTGGAACTGTCCGAGCATGCGGTGCGCGCGCTGGAAGGCCGGCTCGCATGCCTGCTCGACCATCACGGCATGATCGCGATCGGCAAGACGCTCGAGAAGGCGATGTGGCTCGCGGTCGAGGTCGAGACGTTGGCGCGGCAATATCACGGCTGCCTCCAGATCGGCAAACCGCCGCTGCTGTCGAGCGCCGAGATCGAGCGGGTGCGTCAGCGCATGGCCGGCTACGGCCTGTCGGAAGGGTAG
- a CDS encoding Hsp20/alpha crystallin family protein, translating to MQPKNPFDWMLSEALDQLTRAERLRQQFGRQEACWEPPIDVLETEHELLILVALPGVNPDNVETVIQDGVLVISGQRTLPPELRNARIHRLELPQGRFERRIALPLGRYAISRFVMDGCVALRLAKS from the coding sequence ATGCAACCTAAAAATCCCTTTGACTGGATGCTGTCCGAGGCCCTCGACCAGCTGACCCGCGCCGAACGGCTGCGGCAGCAGTTCGGCCGTCAGGAAGCCTGCTGGGAGCCGCCGATCGACGTGCTCGAGACCGAGCACGAGCTCCTGATCCTGGTCGCGCTTCCCGGCGTCAATCCTGACAATGTCGAGACGGTGATCCAGGACGGCGTGCTCGTCATCTCGGGCCAGCGCACGCTTCCGCCGGAGCTTCGCAACGCCCGCATCCACCGGCTCGAGCTGCCGCAGGGGCGTTTTGAGCGTCGCATTGCATTGCCCCTTGGCCGCTACGCCATCAGCCGCTTCGTGATGGACGGCTGCGTCGCACTGCGCCTCGCCAAATCCTGA
- a CDS encoding ferritin-like domain-containing protein produces the protein MAKKAKKRASKKKTASRRPRQAPKMLSDLFLETLKDIYFAENKIIKTLPKMAKAAHSKDLAAAFNKHLRETQGQVKRLEQIFRMLNKPARGKPCEAINGITDEGAEIMKDFKNAPALDAGLLAAAQAVEHYEISRYGTLRTWAEELGMPEAARLLQATLDEEEATDHTLTELATSVINLEAEAEYREAA, from the coding sequence ATGGCTAAGAAAGCAAAGAAACGTGCGTCCAAGAAAAAGACCGCGTCGCGCCGCCCGCGCCAGGCGCCTAAGATGTTGAGCGATCTGTTTCTGGAAACACTGAAAGACATCTATTTCGCGGAGAACAAGATCATCAAGACACTGCCCAAGATGGCCAAGGCCGCCCATTCGAAAGACCTTGCCGCCGCCTTCAACAAGCATCTGCGGGAGACGCAGGGCCAGGTCAAACGTCTGGAGCAGATCTTCCGGATGCTGAACAAGCCCGCGCGCGGCAAGCCATGCGAGGCGATCAACGGCATTACCGACGAAGGCGCCGAGATCATGAAGGATTTCAAGAACGCCCCTGCCCTCGACGCCGGCCTGCTCGCGGCGGCGCAGGCCGTCGAGCATTACGAGATCTCCCGTTACGGCACATTGCGCACCTGGGCCGAGGAGCTCGGCATGCCCGAGGCGGCAAGGTTGCTTCAGGCCACGCTGGACGAGGAAGAGGCCACCGATCACACGCTGACCGAGCTCGCCACATCAGTGATCAACCTTGAAGCGGAGGCCGAATACCGCGAAGCCGCCTGA